The Opitutus sp. ER46 genome contains the following window.
CGCGGCAGAACGTGAGGCGCGTTTCGCTGACATCCATGACCGCGACGGTCGCGCCGCTCACGAGGGCGAACTGGATCACGCTCAGCCCGATCGGGCCGGCGCCGATCACGACCACGAAGTCATCGCGCTGCAGGGCGGCGCGTTCCACGGCGTGCGCCCCGATGCCGAGCGTCTCGACGAGGGCGAGTTGCTCGAAGCCCAGCTTGGCGGAGCGGTGGAGCTTGCGCGCCGGGAGGGCGAACAACGGCCGCATGCCGCCGTCCGCATGCACGCCGAGCACCTTCAGCTCGGAGCAGCAGTTGGGTTTGCCGCGCCGGCACGCCACGCAGCGGCCGCAATTCACATAAGGTTCGACCGAGCAGCGGTCGCCCACCTTGAGGCCATGCGGCTCAGAACCGGGGTCGACCACCTCCACGCCGAGTTCGTGTCCGAGCACGCGCGGGTAGCTGAAGAACGGTTGCTTGCCGGCGAAGGCGTGCAGGTCAGTGCCACAGACGCCCACGCGGTGCACGCGGACCAGGGCCTCGCCCGGCGCGGGCTTGGGCTCGGTCACGTCGACGGCGCTGAACGAACCGGGTTTCTCGAGTACGATTTGAAGCATGGAAGAGGGGGAAGACGAAGCGGGGCGGCGCGACGGCACGAGGGCGGCGCGGGACGAACACCACTGGCGGCTCAGCCGATCAGCGCATCGCGGTTCTCGGGCCGGCCGCGGGTGAAGTTGTGATTGTGGATCGGCTTCAGGATCGCGAGCACCTGGGCCATCAGCTCGAAGTCGATCGGCTCTTCGATGTAGCGGACGTTCCGGCGGATGTTCTCCGGGTTGGCGCTGCCCACGAGGGTCGTGGCGATCGCCGGGTGCGCGACACAGAACTGGACCGCGAGCTTCACAATGTCGGCTCCGACGGCCTGGCAGTACGCCACCGCACGGCGGCTCACCTCCACCATCTGGCGCGGCGCCGGGTGCCACGACGGCACGCCGCGCTCCGTGAGCAGCCCCATGCCGGTCGGCGAGGCGTTGATCACGCCAATGCCCTTGCCTTGCAGGTACGGAATCAGCCCGTCCAGCGCCGTATCATTCAGTTCGTAGCGGCAGAACGACAGGATGGTCTCGACCGTCCCGGCCGGCGCCTGGTCGAGCACGCCCGAGAATATCTTCAATGGCAGGCCCGTGATCCCGATGTGCCCGATCCGGCCGGCATCGCGCAGCTTCACCAGCGCCGGCAGCGTCTCGTGCACGATTTGGTTCAGGTCGGCGAACTCGATGTCGTGGCACTGCAGCAAGTCGATGTACTCAACCCCGAGGCGCTGGCAGCTCTCGTCCAGGCTGCGCGTCACGCGGGCGGCGGAGAAATCAAACTGCCCCTCGCCATACTGGCCCACCTTGGTTGCCAGCACATAGCTTTCCCGCGGCACGCCCGCCAGCGCCCGGCCGAGCACCGTCTCCGCCCGGGTCGCGCCGTAATACGGCGACACGTCGATGAAGTTCATCCCCAGGTCCAGGGCGGTGCGCACGGCACGGATCGACTCGGAGTCGTCCGTCGTCCGGAACACGCCGCCCAGCGACGACGCGCCGAAACTCAGGACCGACACATCCAGACCGGTGTGACCAAGGGGGCGGTAAAGCATGGTTCGGCCAGCGTGGACGGCGCGGCGCCCGACGGGAATCCCGGAGTTTCCGATCCGTCACGTGCGGGCGACGGACTGTCCGCCATTTTGTGTGATTCCCGCCTCCCGCGTCTCCTGCCAGTCAACGATGCGCGCACCGGTCTCCTTGGCTCCTTATTTCATCGGGCGCACTGCTTGATCTGCCCGCTGACTACCCCCGTTCCCGCAGGTATTCCCCCGTCCCCGAACAATATGAACTTGCGGCGGACACGTGTCCGCGCCATTGGGCATATTTGCTTAAACCCTGACAGAGATACCCCCTCCAACAGACCCCTTCGGTGACGCCGTTGGTTCGTTGACCGCGACGCCATGCTGCCACCGCTCAAACCTGCTACAACTATGACTCCACATCGATCAATGACGCTGCGCCCGATCGTGCGGGCACAAGCTCTCGCCGCCATGCTCGCGGCTACCGGCCTCGTCGCCCAAGTGGCGCCGGCGCCGGCTCCCGAGGCCGCCACGGCTCCGCGCCAGCCGGTGCCGGTAACGCAAAACACCGCTGCCAAGCCGGCAGCCTCCACCGACGAGGTCATTGAACTCTCGCCGTTCGAGGTCGTCTCCGACAGCCGCGGTTACTTCGCGACGAACACGATGTCCGGCACCCGCTTCAACACCAAGGTCGAGGACCTGGCGTCGTCGCTGAGCGTCGTGACCAAGGAGCAGATGGAAGACTTCGGCATGCTCGATCTGAACGACGTCTTCCTCTACACCGCCGGCGCGGAAGGCACGGGCACCTACACGGACTACGTCATGGACCGTAACGGCCAGCTGACGGACAACGTGCAGATGAACCCCACGGGCGCGAACCGCATCCGTGGCGTCGCCGCTGCCAACCAGTCTTACGGCAACTACGAGACGCAGGGCCGCATGCCGATCGACCCGTTGATCACGGACGCGATCGAAGTCAGCCGCGGCCCGAACGCCAACGTGTTCGGCCTCGGCAATGCCTCCGGTACCGCCAACGCCGTCCCGGTCTCCGCCAACCTCACCCGCGACCGCAGCCGCGCCGAGGTTCGCGTCGACAGTTACGAAGGCTATCGCACGAGCTTGGACATCAATCGTGTGATCAAGAAGAACGTTCTCGCCGTGCGCGTGAACGGCGCCTTCCAGCACGACGCCTTCATCCGCAAGCCCTCCGGCGTCAACACGGTGCGCTACAACGGCATGATCAAGTACCAGCCATTCAAGAACACCACGATCTCCGGTGCCTTCCTGCACTACCGCATGAACGGCAACCGCCCGAACTACACCCCGCCGCGTGACTACATCAGCGACTGGGTCAACAACGGGAAGCCCTCATGGGATCCGGTCCGCCAAGTTATCCACCTGAACGGCCAGACGATCGACAAGAATGGCGTCGTCACCGGCGGCCGGGCGATCGTCCCGATCACGGCCGACTCGGCCATTCCGTCCTATGTCCCGATCACCCGGTCGGGCACGATCCAGACTCGCGGCAACCTTTACATCGATCAGGGCGGCATCGGCTACTGGTCCGCCCCGAACGCCAACTCGCAGACCGCCTCCTTCGTCACGCCCGCGGCCAACAACCAGACCGTCCGCCTCATGCAAACCGGCATTCTGGGCGCCAACCTCGGCCGCTTCACCAACCAGCCCCTCTGGACCACCACCCCGACGGTCGGTGACCATAGCTGGTACGACTGGTCCGAACAGAACTTGTCCTCGGTCAACCGGCTGATGGACCGGACCAACACGTATAGCGCGCAGATCGACCAGACGTTCTTCAACACGCCTCGTCAGATGCTCGTCGCCCAGGTGGGCTTCTTCCGCGAAGATTCCCTCCGCTACCAGCGTACCCCGCTCGGCAATTCCGGCACCTCCGGCCAGACCGGCCAGCTCTTCGTCGACGTCAACGAGTATAATCTCGACGGCACGGTGAACCCGTACTTCGGCCGGCCCTATCTGGCCGCCACCGAACCCCTCACTCGCTGGATGCCGATGAAATGGGACACCTATCGCGGCCAGGTCGCCTATAAGCTCGACCTTCGTGAGGAGAGCAACTGGCTCAAGTGGCTCGGCATGCACCAGCTGAGCGGCTACAACGAGTACAAGTACCGCATCCAGCGCCAGTACTCCTATCGTGAGGCGCTGACCTCCAATCACACCTGGACCGAAACGGGCCGTACCGGCTTCCTTTCGACCATGGGCCGCGCCGTGCAGAGCAATGTCAGCGGCGGCCCGCAGGCCGGCGCCAACGTTGTGCGCCAGTACCTCCGGTACTATGTCGGCGACGCCAACGGCTCGAACATCGACTACGCCCCGCAGGACTTCAATCACGGCAACTACACGTTCAACTGGGGCGGCTATCGCACCGTCAGCAGCGGCGTCGTGAGTGATCCGGTCTTCTACAAGGAGAACGCGACCCTCGGCCTGCTCGCCTCGACCGATGGCACCGGCGGCAACAACAACGTCAAGACCATCATCAAGACCCCCGGCGCCGTCCTTCAGAGCCAGTTCTTCAACGGCGCGCTCGTCACGATGTTCGGTATGCGCCAGGACAAGGTATACTCGAAGTTCGGCAACACCCCGAATCTCGTGAACGGCAACACCGAGCACGACTTCATCACCGACAATGGCTGGCAGACCGGCGACTACCGCTACAGCAGCGGCCGGACCAAGACCACCAGCATCGTGGCCCGTCCGTTCCGTGAATTCGCGTTCACCCGGAACATGATGAACAGCAACAACCCGGTCGTCAGCGCCCTCGGCCATGTCGCCCGCGGCCTCTCGGTCACCTACAATCAATCCGACAACTTCTTCCCGCAGGCCCCCGCGGTCGACCTGTACTTCAAGGAGCTGCCCAACACCACCGGCAAGGGCAAGGACTACGGCTTCTGGCTCGACCTCTTCGACAGCAAGCTCGTCCTCCGCTTCAACCACTACATCACCCGTCAGCTGAACGCGCGTGATGGCGATGCCAACACCGTCGCCCAGCGCGTGCTCCGCCTCGACCTCGATATCTCGGCCGACAACTACCAGTTGTATGATCGCGCCACCGACTGGTGGACGCTCACGCATCCTGACTGGACCGCCACTCAGGTTCGCCAAGCCGTCGCTGACCAGATGAAGATTCCGATCGATCAATACGATCGTCTGGTCACGAACTTCCGCGCCGGCACCATCGCCGCCACCAACGACATCATCGCGACCGGCAACGAAGTCGAAATCGACTTCAACCCCACGCGCTATTGGACCGTCAAGGCCTCGGTCGTGCAGCAGAAGTCGATCAGCGCGAATGTCTCGCAGACCGTTCAGCAATGGATCAACGAACGCATGCCGATCTGGACCTCGATCGTTGACCAGAACAGCGATCCGAACCTCGGCACCGGTGCGTCCCAGGGCTGGGTCGACGCCGCCAATCCGCAGCACCTCTGGTGGAAGCACAGCTACAGCGGCTCCCAGACGCCTGAGCAGAACTACGCTTCGTTCGTCAACGCGCCCTACAGCGTGATCAAGCAGATGGACGGCAAGTCCAAGCCGAGCGTTCGCGAGTACACCGTCAAGGTCAGCTCCAGCCTCCAGCTCGCCCAGTTCACCGAGAACCGCATCCTGAAGAACTTCAAGGTCGGCGGCGCGGTGCGTTGGGAA
Protein-coding sequences here:
- a CDS encoding zinc-binding alcohol dehydrogenase family protein; translated protein: MLQIVLEKPGSFSAVDVTEPKPAPGEALVRVHRVGVCGTDLHAFAGKQPFFSYPRVLGHELGVEVVDPGSEPHGLKVGDRCSVEPYVNCGRCVACRRGKPNCCSELKVLGVHADGGMRPLFALPARKLHRSAKLGFEQLALVETLGIGAHAVERAALQRDDFVVVIGAGPIGLSVIQFALVSGATVAVMDVSETRLTFCREKLGVRHVVTAGAEAANALKAIGGGDLPNVVIDATGNPKSMAGTFELAAHGGRIVFVGLFQGDLTFNDPNFHRRELTVSGSRNSLPQTFRDIIALVEAGKVDTSPWITHRFALADTPRVFPTEIAGNPAVLKAMIEV
- a CDS encoding aldo/keto reductase — encoded protein: MLYRPLGHTGLDVSVLSFGASSLGGVFRTTDDSESIRAVRTALDLGMNFIDVSPYYGATRAETVLGRALAGVPRESYVLATKVGQYGEGQFDFSAARVTRSLDESCQRLGVEYIDLLQCHDIEFADLNQIVHETLPALVKLRDAGRIGHIGITGLPLKIFSGVLDQAPAGTVETILSFCRYELNDTALDGLIPYLQGKGIGVINASPTGMGLLTERGVPSWHPAPRQMVEVSRRAVAYCQAVGADIVKLAVQFCVAHPAIATTLVGSANPENIRRNVRYIEEPIDFELMAQVLAILKPIHNHNFTRGRPENRDALIG
- a CDS encoding TonB-dependent receptor plug domain-containing protein, whose product is MTPHRSMTLRPIVRAQALAAMLAATGLVAQVAPAPAPEAATAPRQPVPVTQNTAAKPAASTDEVIELSPFEVVSDSRGYFATNTMSGTRFNTKVEDLASSLSVVTKEQMEDFGMLDLNDVFLYTAGAEGTGTYTDYVMDRNGQLTDNVQMNPTGANRIRGVAAANQSYGNYETQGRMPIDPLITDAIEVSRGPNANVFGLGNASGTANAVPVSANLTRDRSRAEVRVDSYEGYRTSLDINRVIKKNVLAVRVNGAFQHDAFIRKPSGVNTVRYNGMIKYQPFKNTTISGAFLHYRMNGNRPNYTPPRDYISDWVNNGKPSWDPVRQVIHLNGQTIDKNGVVTGGRAIVPITADSAIPSYVPITRSGTIQTRGNLYIDQGGIGYWSAPNANSQTASFVTPAANNQTVRLMQTGILGANLGRFTNQPLWTTTPTVGDHSWYDWSEQNLSSVNRLMDRTNTYSAQIDQTFFNTPRQMLVAQVGFFREDSLRYQRTPLGNSGTSGQTGQLFVDVNEYNLDGTVNPYFGRPYLAATEPLTRWMPMKWDTYRGQVAYKLDLREESNWLKWLGMHQLSGYNEYKYRIQRQYSYREALTSNHTWTETGRTGFLSTMGRAVQSNVSGGPQAGANVVRQYLRYYVGDANGSNIDYAPQDFNHGNYTFNWGGYRTVSSGVVSDPVFYKENATLGLLASTDGTGGNNNVKTIIKTPGAVLQSQFFNGALVTMFGMRQDKVYSKFGNTPNLVNGNTEHDFITDNGWQTGDYRYSSGRTKTTSIVARPFREFAFTRNMMNSNNPVVSALGHVARGLSVTYNQSDNFFPQAPAVDLYFKELPNTTGKGKDYGFWLDLFDSKLVLRFNHYITRQLNARDGDANTVAQRVLRLDLDISADNYQLYDRATDWWTLTHPDWTATQVRQAVADQMKIPIDQYDRLVTNFRAGTIAATNDIIATGNEVEIDFNPTRYWTVKASVVQQKSISANVSQTVQQWINERMPIWTSIVDQNSDPNLGTGASQGWVDAANPQHLWWKHSYSGSQTPEQNYASFVNAPYSVIKQMDGKSKPSVREYTVKVSSSLQLAQFTENRILKNFKVGGAVRWEDQGAIGFYGLQELPAVVTELNPNRPIWDKAHTYVDAFISYRTKLFRNRVGANFQLNVRNLGENGRLQPIGAFPDGTPNAFRIVDPQQFFLTASFDL